The following coding sequences lie in one Acidobacteriota bacterium genomic window:
- a CDS encoding DUF1566 domain-containing protein: MNSTNRETHIRKVFPNEHVAVMDEKNGLMWAADDIGTGAMSLAEAEKAVAELRLLGHADWRLPTIQELLTVVDYTRHDPTANTDLHRVKSAWYWTATKAAWSAGVRWLVGFAVGYGYSGVECSRARVRAVRSWSGPLLKDGAP, from the coding sequence ATGAATAGCACAAATCGTGAAACACACATTCGCAAGGTTTTTCCGAACGAACACGTCGCCGTGATGGACGAAAAAAACGGCCTGATGTGGGCTGCCGACGATATCGGTACCGGCGCCATGTCCCTTGCCGAAGCCGAAAAGGCCGTCGCCGAACTGCGCTTGCTGGGCCATGCCGATTGGCGCCTGCCGACTATCCAGGAACTGCTGACGGTCGTCGACTACACGCGCCACGACCCGACCGCGAACACCGACCTGCACCGCGTGAAGTCCGCCTGGTACTGGACCGCGACCAAAGCGGCGTGGTCTGCCGGCGTCCGTTGGCTCGTCGGTTTCGCCGTCGGCTACGGCTACAGCGGCGTCGAGTGCTCCCGCGCTCGCGTGAGGGCCGTGCGTTCATGGTCGGGCCCGTTGCTGAAGGATGGTGCGCCATGA